In the genome of Crassaminicella thermophila, the window ACATTCAATCTATAAAACAAATCTTCTCTAAAATTTCCAAGCTCAACCTCTTTTTTCAAATCCTTATGGGTTGCTGCAATAACTCTTACATCTACAGGAACAACATTATGACCGCCAATCCTTACAATCTCCTTTGTTTCTAATACCCTAAGTAAGTTTACCTGTGTATCTAATGGCATATCTCCAATTTCATCTAAGAATATTGTTCCTCCATCTGCTAGTTCGAATTTTCCTGGATGGCCTCCTCTTTTTGCTCCTGTAAAAGCACCTTCCACATATCCAAATAACTCACTTCCAACGAGTTCTCTAGGAATTGCCCCACAGTTTAAAAATACAAAGGGGTTTTTTCTCCGAGGACTTTCATTATGAATAGCTTGGGCAAATAACTCCTTTCCTGTTCCACTCTCCCCTAATAATAATATGGTAGTATCCGTATTTGCTGCTAAAGCTGCAATCCTTATGGCTTCTTTTATATCTTTACTATTTCCTAATATATCACGAAAAGTAAACCTTGCTTCTGCCCCTACAATTTTGTTTACCAAACTGTGTACCTTTTTAGATTCTTTAAAAGTAAATACGACTCCCTCTACCTCATTTGTACTTCTCTCTAGTATAGGGGTTACTGTTACAATACATGAAATGCTTTTTCCTTTTTTAGTTTTAAAATAAATTTCTTCTTCTTCATACTTTTTTCCCTTGTTGATTCTCCTCATAATTCGATCATAATTTTTCTTATCTAAAATAGCATGAATATTTTTTCCTAAAATATCCTCTTCTTTTAACCCTAAAAACCTTCGGGCAAAAAAATTAATATCCATAATAACCCCTTTATTATCTGTACAAATTAACCCTTCGGAAATAGATTCCATAATCGCATAAAAATGCTTATTTGCCATATCCAGCTTTTTGTTTATTTTTTCAAGCTTCATTTTCTTTTCAATTGCTTGTGCTGCAGCAACAACCATTCCTAAAGTATGGGGATGAACTTTTTCATTAGGGCCTGTTGTGCTTAATACACCCACAATTTGTTCTTTTTCATCTCTTATTGGACATGCAGAAGAAGTCCAGTTATGATACTGCTTACAATAATGCTCTGCTCCTAATACTTGAATAGGCTGCCCAATTTCTAATGCCGTACCTATAGCATTTGTTCCAATCACATCTTCTCTCACATTACAACCATTATAAATATTTAGGTTTCCATATTCAGCAGTTAAACTACTATCTCCAATACACTCTAAAACATAACCATCTTTATCTGTAAGTCTTACAATAAACCCTGTATTCTCAACTATTTTACGCAAACTATGCATAAAAGGCATTGCCGTTTTTATAAAAGGCATAAATCTTTTATATCTTTCTTTAAACTCTTCATCTGATAATATGACATCTATTTTTTCATCTAGTGGATCTACCCCATGCAATTTACTTCTTAACCATGAGTAAGCAATCACATCTCTTATCAATTCCTTTTCTATTGTTCCTTCAGATACGAACAATTTCCACGCCTTCTTAAAGCCTTCATTTTGACTTAGTAGCTCTTTCCCAGGCATATCTTCCTCCTCTTTCAAAGTTCTATATTTTCTCTATTATAACATTCATATATAGAGAGATAAACAACATCACATATTGTAAATAAAATAGAATTATTATGACTGAAAAATAAAAGCGAATAATTGCAAAGCTTTAGTAAAGAAAACTTGATGAAGAATTTCAGAAAAATATAAACGTTCTCTTTATATTTCATTTTTTTAAATACTTCATAATACCATTTTCAATGGCTATAGCCATTTTATTTTTATACTTCTCACTTTTAAGGAGTTTTTTATCAACAGTATTTGTTATATATCCCATTTCTATTAAAACGCCTGGTATTTTTGTCTCTCTCAATACATAATAATCTTCCCCAATCACCTTTGCCTTTATATGATTTTCATTTAAAAAATTCTTATAAACTATATAATTTATAGACGTAGAAATTTCTCTTGCTAAATTCTCACTTTCTACAGATGTAGGATAATAAAAAATTTCAACACCACGAGTTTTTGTACTATTAGGATCTGCATTTACATGAATACTAACAAATATAGCTGCACCACTGTTATTTATTATCTTTTTTCGAGCATCTAAATCTTTTTTATACCTTGAATCATTTATATGACTTTTATTTTCTAATGATACATCCTTATTCCTTGTCATAATTACTCTAAAGTTTTTATTCCTTAAACGATTCCTTAATTTCAAAGCAACATCTAAATTAATATGCTTTTCTAATAATCCAAAACGATCACTAGTTCCTCCATCAATTCCTCCATGGCCTGGATCGATAACAATAACTTTATTGTTATGATATTTAAAAACGGGTTGAAAAAATTCTGCTCTTAATATAATCATCATGAATATTGCGATTATAAATGTAATAAATATTATGAGAAGTTTTTTATTCACTTTTATAGTTATGCATATAAACTTTGGAAACATAACATCACCCTTTTATTTATTTTCACCATAGATTATATGCATTACATTTTATCTATATTAATTCAAAAGGAGAAATAAAAATGAATAAAAAAATATTAATAATTGTTCTACTCATAATTTTATCTTTAATAGGATGTTTATATTTATCTAATACTACGTACTTTAAAACACATATAGCTATTTTCTTGATAGATTCAAAACAAATCATAAAATATGGTCCTAAAAATCAAAAAGTTATTGCTTTGACATTTGATGATGGTCCTCATCCTAGATTTACACCACAAATATTAGATTTATTAAAAAAATATGATGCAAAAGCAACTTTCTTTGTTCTTGGAAGACATGTAGAATTGTATCCAACGGTAATAAAAAGAGCCGTTGCAGAAGGACATGAAATTGGAAATCATACCTATACTCATATAGATATAAAAAATACATCATTAAAAAAGCTTCAGAATGAATTTGAAAAAACACAAAATATCATTTTTTCCGTAACGGGAATAAAACCAAAAATATTCCGTCCTCCTTTTGGGTTTTGTACTGAAAAAGTTATAAAACTTGCAAATCAAAATGACTGTAAAATTATATTGTGGTCAAACCATCAGGATTCAAAGGATTGGAGTAATCCAGGTGTTCAAAAAATTATTAAAAAAACTCTTTCTAATGTAGAAAATGGTGATATTATTTTGCTACATGATTATGTAGAAGGCCCAAGCCAAACGATTGAGGCATTAAAAACCATATTACCTGAGCTTAAAAATAGAGGTTATGAGTTTGTCACCATTTCAAAGCTCATTACCTTATCTTCTAATAATGAATAAAAGTTCTATTCTTTAAAGAATAGAACTTTTTAACCTCACATCTGCTGCAAGCTTATGTGCATATAATCCTTCTAATTCTCCAAGCCTTGATGCAACAGGCACAATTAATTTTAATCCTTCCTCTGTTACACGCTGATTGGTAACAATTTTCATAAATGTTCCAACCCATACTCCTCCTGTATATCGTGCTGCTTTCATTGTAGGAAGAATATGATTTGTACCTGCTACATAATCTCCAAATACCTCTGCAGCTCCTTCTCCAACAAACAATGACCCATAGTTTGTCAGCTTTGGCACAACTTCATCAAAATTTTTAACTTGAATTTCTAAATGCTCTGGAGCTATTTCATTGCAAAAGTTAATTGCACTTTCAATCGTATCAAATAAAATAACCTCTCCATTATTTTCCCAAGCAACTTTTGCAATCTCTGCCGTAGAAAGCTCCTTTAAGAAATTTTCTACTTCTTTTATTGTTTCTTTTCCTATCCTTTCATCTGTACATAAAAGGATTCCTCTTGCCTGTGGATCATGTTCAGATTGTGCTAAAATATCTGCTGCAATGACTGTTGGATTAGCCGTACTATCTGCAATAACCACTACTTCACTAGGCCCTGCTAGAAAATCTATGCCTACCTCTCCACTTACTTGTCTTTTTGCTTCTGTCACATATTGATTTCCAGGTCCTACAATCATATCTACAGCTTTTATACTTTCTGTTCCATAAGCAAGGGCTGCAATAGCTTGTGATCCTCCCATAGCATATATTTCATTGGCTCCTGCTAGGTCCATGGCAACTAAGGTTGCTGGATGAATACAATTTGTTCCCTTTATAGCAGGAGAACATGCAACAATTCTTTTTACCCCCGCCACCTTTGCAGGAATAATAGACATAAGAGCAGATGATGGCAATGGATACCTTCCTCCTGGTACATATCCAGCACAAGCATCTACAGGAATAGCTCTATGGCCTAAGAATACTCCTGGCAGTAATTCCTGTTCTTTCATATCCTTTAGCATTTCTTTTTGTCTTTTTGAAAATTCTTCAATATTTTTTGCAGCAAAACGTAAATCATCAAGTGTTGTTTCACTTATACTTTTATAAGCCTTCTGAATTTCCTCTTCCCTTATAAGGTAGTTTTCTCTTTTGCATCCATCAAACAAGATATTATATTGTCTAAGGGCATGATCCCCTTCTTTTTTTATTTTTTCTATTATTTCTAAAACCCGCTTTTTCACCATTTCGTCTTCTTGCTCTTTTTTTAGTAAGGCTTCTTTTAATTTTATCACTTTACTTCACCTCTTTAACGTAATAAAGTATAGATATAAGTATACCATAAAAAATATAATTTTAAAACTTTATATAATCTTTCTTTAATACAACAATATTATTTTGAGTATTAGCATAGATTTAATTTTTTATATCTTAAAGAATCTAGTAACACTTAAAAGTTTTTCATTTACATGACAACTAATAAAAAAGAACTACATACTGTAGCCCCCAACCATAAATGTTACACCATAAAATTCCATATTTTTTTGATGATTATTAAAATGTTTTTCATGTAGTCATCAAAATTTGCTAAGTATGCTAATTAGGCAATAGAAATTAGTAAAAGGTTTTTGGATTAAAATTTTGTATAAAGAACGAAAAATCAAAGCTCCTGAGTCATCAAGAGCTTAACTAATGCTTAAACATATATTCGAGGAATAGTTGAGATACGATTAGATTTGATTGTATCCATAAATTTACAAAAGTGATAGAATAAAAGAAGATTATTTATACGTTAAACTGATGGTTAGTTTTTTATATAATAAAAACTAAAACGTATTGGAGGTATTACATGGAGGAGCAAAAAAAAATTAAAATATTTATGCGATTTATATGGTTGTGTATCTTTATTGGAATTAGTTCTATAGTTTATCCTTTATTCTTTCAGCAACATCTTTTAGTTCACTCTGTATCTCAAAATAAAGATTACGAAATAATAGTAAAATATAAAGATGCTATGCTTTTCGGTCCTCAAGATATAAATATTTATTATAAAAAATCAGATGAAATATTTAAACATCATTTAATTAGCACCGATTTATCTAACGATGGTAAACGACCTAACAAATCTAACTGTATTATTAAATGGAATGAAAACCATGCAAAATTAATACTCCTTGGAGAGGAGCAGCGTGAAGAAATTTTTGAAATACACTTTAGTGAAAGTGTAGAAGTAAAACAGCTCCAAACAAAATATTAACCCTACTTAGGGAGTTGATTTCTCAGCAAGGTTTCTTACTACAAGGAGTAGATTTAGAAATTA includes:
- the hisD gene encoding histidinol dehydrogenase, which encodes MIKLKEALLKKEQEDEMVKKRVLEIIEKIKKEGDHALRQYNILFDGCKRENYLIREEEIQKAYKSISETTLDDLRFAAKNIEEFSKRQKEMLKDMKEQELLPGVFLGHRAIPVDACAGYVPGGRYPLPSSALMSIIPAKVAGVKRIVACSPAIKGTNCIHPATLVAMDLAGANEIYAMGGSQAIAALAYGTESIKAVDMIVGPGNQYVTEAKRQVSGEVGIDFLAGPSEVVVIADSTANPTVIAADILAQSEHDPQARGILLCTDERIGKETIKEVENFLKELSTAEIAKVAWENNGEVILFDTIESAINFCNEIAPEHLEIQVKNFDEVVPKLTNYGSLFVGEGAAEVFGDYVAGTNHILPTMKAARYTGGVWVGTFMKIVTNQRVTEEGLKLIVPVASRLGELEGLYAHKLAADVRLKSSIL
- a CDS encoding polysaccharide deacetylase family protein, with product MNKKILIIVLLIILSLIGCLYLSNTTYFKTHIAIFLIDSKQIIKYGPKNQKVIALTFDDGPHPRFTPQILDLLKKYDAKATFFVLGRHVELYPTVIKRAVAEGHEIGNHTYTHIDIKNTSLKKLQNEFEKTQNIIFSVTGIKPKIFRPPFGFCTEKVIKLANQNDCKIILWSNHQDSKDWSNPGVQKIIKKTLSNVENGDIILLHDYVEGPSQTIEALKTILPELKNRGYEFVTISKLITLSSNNE
- a CDS encoding N-acetylmuramoyl-L-alanine amidase family protein, with protein sequence MFPKFICITIKVNKKLLIIFITFIIAIFMMIILRAEFFQPVFKYHNNKVIVIDPGHGGIDGGTSDRFGLLEKHINLDVALKLRNRLRNKNFRVIMTRNKDVSLENKSHINDSRYKKDLDARKKIINNSGAAIFVSIHVNADPNSTKTRGVEIFYYPTSVESENLAREISTSINYIVYKNFLNENHIKAKVIGEDYYVLRETKIPGVLIEMGYITNTVDKKLLKSEKYKNKMAIAIENGIMKYLKK
- a CDS encoding sigma-54-dependent Fis family transcriptional regulator, which gives rise to MPGKELLSQNEGFKKAWKLFVSEGTIEKELIRDVIAYSWLRSKLHGVDPLDEKIDVILSDEEFKERYKRFMPFIKTAMPFMHSLRKIVENTGFIVRLTDKDGYVLECIGDSSLTAEYGNLNIYNGCNVREDVIGTNAIGTALEIGQPIQVLGAEHYCKQYHNWTSSACPIRDEKEQIVGVLSTTGPNEKVHPHTLGMVVAAAQAIEKKMKLEKINKKLDMANKHFYAIMESISEGLICTDNKGVIMDINFFARRFLGLKEEDILGKNIHAILDKKNYDRIMRRINKGKKYEEEEIYFKTKKGKSISCIVTVTPILERSTNEVEGVVFTFKESKKVHSLVNKIVGAEARFTFRDILGNSKDIKEAIRIAALAANTDTTILLLGESGTGKELFAQAIHNESPRRKNPFVFLNCGAIPRELVGSELFGYVEGAFTGAKRGGHPGKFELADGGTIFLDEIGDMPLDTQVNLLRVLETKEIVRIGGHNVVPVDVRVIAATHKDLKKEVELGNFREDLFYRLNVMPIKTPSLRDRKEDIKVFVDYFIEKFSKSMGKSIKGIQESFYRGMINYNWPGNVRELQNVVQLVVNMVEDEEILTYKHLPSYMKSSNMPKGIDLTEGLMTLEEIEKMAIIKTVQEVGGNLALAAKILGIGRSTLYRKIEKYGLRYVSK